A genomic window from Streptomyces sp. NBC_01429 includes:
- a CDS encoding SDR family oxidoreductase, which produces MSHPLFDIGGRVALVTGSSRGIGRALAQGLLEAGCTVVLNGRDAEALERTRSELAALTTENTENAENSGNSGNGGNGGNGGNGGSGGTAGTVLAESFDVTAPAAVAEGIARIEERVGPIDILVNNTGAQHRAPLTEFADADWYRLLDTNLTSAFLVGREVARRMTPRGHGKIINVCSLQSEVVRPGIAPYAATKGGLKMLTKGMCANLGPSGIQVNAIGPGYFRTELTSALVADEDFSSWVRGRTPAGRWGEVGDLVGALVFLSSAASDFVNGQILYVDGGMTSVL; this is translated from the coding sequence ATGAGTCACCCGCTCTTCGACATCGGCGGTCGCGTCGCCCTCGTCACCGGCTCCAGCCGGGGCATCGGGCGCGCACTGGCCCAGGGGCTGCTGGAAGCCGGGTGCACCGTCGTGCTCAACGGCCGCGACGCGGAGGCACTCGAACGCACCCGGAGCGAACTGGCCGCGCTCACCACCGAAAACACCGAGAACGCCGAGAACAGCGGGAACAGCGGGAACGGCGGGAACGGCGGGAACGGCGGGAACGGCGGCAGCGGAGGCACAGCGGGCACCGTCCTCGCGGAATCCTTCGACGTGACGGCCCCCGCCGCCGTGGCCGAGGGCATCGCGCGGATCGAGGAGCGCGTCGGCCCCATCGACATCCTGGTCAACAACACCGGCGCCCAGCACCGCGCCCCGCTCACCGAGTTCGCCGACGCCGACTGGTACCGCCTGCTCGACACCAACCTGACCAGCGCCTTCCTGGTCGGCCGCGAAGTCGCCCGCCGGATGACGCCGCGCGGCCACGGCAAGATCATCAACGTCTGCTCGCTCCAGAGCGAGGTCGTGCGCCCGGGAATCGCCCCGTACGCCGCGACCAAGGGCGGCCTGAAGATGCTCACCAAGGGCATGTGCGCGAACCTCGGCCCGTCCGGCATCCAGGTCAACGCCATCGGTCCCGGCTACTTCCGTACGGAGTTGACCTCCGCTCTCGTCGCGGACGAGGACTTCAGCTCCTGGGTACGCGGCCGCACCCCCGCCGGGCGCTGGGGCGAGGTCGGGGATCTGGTCGGGGCGCTGGTCTTCCTCTCCTCGGCCGCGTCGGACTTCGTCAACGGACAGATCCTGTACGTCGACGGCGGCATGACGTCGGTCCTGTGA
- a CDS encoding SSI family serine proteinase inhibitor, with amino-acid sequence MPVRTALVAALLLTVTAPVTAASATSPAPVDHLTVTVAHSGSARTDGTFELYCHPGGGDHRAVQDACDALDGMTKWGQDTFAPPPGRAKCTAQDGGPATARVTGVWAARAVDARFRRTNGCEVSRWDRFKPLLPTPFSRPGAPAGSGWRLLGGATSGGAGSDGAGSGSAASGGVE; translated from the coding sequence ATGCCCGTCCGAACAGCGCTCGTCGCCGCCCTGCTGCTGACCGTCACCGCACCGGTGACGGCGGCCTCGGCCACGTCCCCCGCCCCGGTGGACCACCTCACCGTGACCGTCGCCCACTCCGGCTCCGCCCGTACGGACGGGACCTTCGAGCTGTACTGCCATCCGGGCGGCGGCGACCACCGGGCCGTCCAGGACGCGTGCGACGCCCTGGACGGGATGACGAAGTGGGGGCAGGACACCTTCGCGCCCCCGCCGGGCCGCGCCAAGTGCACCGCCCAGGACGGCGGTCCGGCCACCGCGCGGGTGACGGGGGTCTGGGCGGCGCGCGCCGTGGACGCGCGCTTCCGGCGCACCAACGGCTGCGAGGTCTCCCGCTGGGACCGGTTCAAGCCCCTGCTGCCCACCCCGTTCTCCCGGCCGGGAGCCCCGGCGGGCAGCGGCTGGCGGCTACTCGGCGGGGCCACCTCCGGGGGCGCCGGTTCCGACGGGGCTGGTTCCGGCAGTGCCGCCTCCGGGGGCGTCGAGTAG
- a CDS encoding IclR family transcriptional regulator: MHTNDDAPADAVPADVVGRAMRLLVLVGEHPHGITLSELARESGVPVSTSHRLVNSLCREGLVEFEPSGKRYRPGLRLFQLGQRAGQAYGFTGTALPVMRRVTRQTEEATLMSVLDGTRHLYVHYVDGPLPVGVRSEPGRHGPLHCTSMGKVLMAFAPRDVRADLLDRVDLTPYGPNSITDRAVLREAVDLARERGYATADEEHHAGLRAVAVPVLRPDGTLHAALSTAAPAFRRSVDDLVAMVPVLGAAAAELGARLPAR; encoded by the coding sequence GTGCACACCAACGACGACGCCCCAGCCGATGCCGTCCCCGCGGACGTGGTCGGGCGGGCCATGCGGCTGCTGGTCCTGGTCGGCGAGCACCCGCACGGCATCACACTGTCCGAGCTGGCCCGCGAGAGCGGTGTCCCCGTCAGCACGTCACACCGGCTGGTCAACTCGCTCTGCCGCGAGGGCCTGGTCGAGTTCGAACCGTCCGGCAAGCGCTACCGCCCCGGTCTGCGCCTGTTCCAGCTCGGCCAACGGGCCGGCCAGGCATACGGGTTCACCGGAACCGCCCTCCCGGTCATGCGGCGGGTGACACGGCAGACCGAGGAAGCCACACTGATGTCCGTCCTCGACGGGACGCGCCATCTGTACGTGCATTACGTGGACGGTCCCCTGCCCGTGGGCGTACGCAGCGAACCCGGCCGGCACGGGCCCCTGCACTGCACGTCGATGGGCAAGGTCCTGATGGCGTTCGCGCCGCGCGACGTACGCGCCGACCTCCTGGACCGCGTCGACCTCACCCCGTACGGCCCGAACAGCATCACGGACCGCGCCGTGCTGCGCGAGGCCGTCGACCTGGCCCGCGAACGCGGCTATGCCACGGCCGACGAGGAACACCACGCGGGCCTGCGCGCCGTGGCCGTCCCGGTCCTCCGGCCCGACGGCACCCTTCACGCCGCCCTCTCCACCGCCGCCCCGGCCTTCCGCCGCAGCGTGGACGACCTCGTCGCCATGGTCCCCGTGCTCGGAGCGGCGGCGGCTGAGCTGGGCGCCCGGCTGCCCGCGCGGTAG
- a CDS encoding L-idonate 5-dehydrogenase gives MRACVAHGPKDLRVEDRDPGAPGPGEIAVAISLGGVCGSDLHYYHRGAVGDFRLQEPMVLGHEVVGRVAALGTEAAGPAVGTPVALHPATPCDSCRECAEGHRNVCAHARYLGSAARMPHVQGGFAQRVVVPAGQVRALPDGLSEHRAVLAEPLSVALHAVRRAGDVAGKRALVTGAGPIGLLVVAVLRHFGAAEIIVSDLLDEPLALATRVGATATVRADRPEEGTRALDADVAIEASGAPAGLRTCVERVRRAGTVVLLGLLPPGETGFLGNVVVTREITLRGSFRFDADFDDALALLADGIDVEPVITHTFPLARAGEAFELAGDRSRASKVLLDLLDAPGGGTAGTSPVGTGAPGGGPAE, from the coding sequence ATGCGCGCATGCGTCGCCCACGGCCCCAAGGACCTGCGGGTCGAGGACCGCGACCCCGGCGCCCCCGGCCCCGGCGAGATCGCCGTCGCCATCTCGCTCGGCGGGGTGTGCGGCTCCGACCTGCACTACTACCACCGGGGCGCGGTCGGGGACTTCCGGCTCCAGGAGCCCATGGTGCTCGGCCACGAGGTCGTCGGCCGGGTCGCCGCGCTCGGTACGGAGGCGGCCGGGCCCGCCGTCGGCACCCCCGTCGCCCTCCACCCCGCCACCCCGTGCGACAGCTGCCGCGAGTGCGCGGAGGGGCACCGCAACGTCTGCGCCCACGCGCGCTATCTGGGCAGCGCGGCCCGGATGCCGCACGTCCAGGGCGGCTTCGCCCAGCGCGTCGTCGTGCCCGCCGGGCAGGTGCGCGCGCTGCCGGACGGGCTGAGCGAGCACCGGGCCGTCCTCGCCGAGCCGCTGTCCGTCGCCCTGCACGCCGTCCGCCGGGCCGGGGACGTCGCGGGCAAGCGGGCGCTGGTCACCGGCGCCGGGCCCATCGGGCTGCTGGTCGTGGCGGTCCTGCGGCACTTCGGCGCCGCCGAGATCATCGTCAGCGATCTCCTGGACGAGCCGCTGGCGCTGGCCACCCGCGTCGGCGCCACCGCGACCGTACGGGCCGACCGCCCCGAGGAGGGGACGCGGGCGCTGGACGCCGACGTCGCCATCGAGGCGTCCGGCGCCCCGGCCGGGCTCCGTACCTGCGTGGAGCGGGTACGGCGCGCGGGCACCGTGGTGCTGCTGGGGCTGCTGCCGCCCGGGGAGACCGGGTTCCTGGGGAACGTCGTGGTCACCCGCGAGATCACCCTGCGCGGTTCCTTCCGCTTCGACGCGGACTTCGACGACGCCCTCGCGCTGCTGGCCGACGGCATCGACGTCGAGCCCGTCATCACCCACACCTTCCCGCTGGCGCGGGCGGGCGAGGCGTTCGAGCTGGCGGGCGACCGCTCCCGCGCCTCCAAGGTGCTGCTCGACCTACTCGACGCCCCCGGAGGCGGCACTGCCGGAACCAGCCCCGTCGGAACCGGCGCCCCCGGAGGTGGCCCCGCCGAGTAG
- a CDS encoding ABC transporter ATP-binding protein, giving the protein MPFRKPRTAKTTPPDPDAAVSDSEQLMFGGPLRYDMGWNKHDDAFLQLGLRSMVTRLPALVGTTARLAWEADRNALRLVTLAELGQGIGQAVGLIAVNRVLGHLLGDGTTAERLAEAAPALAVAGAAAMLGAVLRALSTAGTGRLEPKVERVATERYLTHTARVELEAVEDDEFHKLLDSAQYGAASARRMMRYCQNVVAALLSLVAAAGVLAVLHPVLLPLLVAMTLPSAWAALTNARRQYLSFQTWVQHSRAGHLIQNLLISTDAAAEIRAHDIGPFLLHHFRAMSESQEGEQRRLARLAARTGLIAAGWTGLAAAAAYATLGGLLWTGAMALSVGGTAVLALRSGSASLENLVLQVNSMHEESLFVGDLHRLCEEAAGRAIPVGGAPLPAKPAAITFEDVVFTYRGEDGKRALDGVSLTIPTGRIVALVGENGSGKSTLVKLLCGLYRPDSGRVLWDGVDAAHADRRALVSRVAMVGQDFYRWPFTATVNVSIGRSDVPVGQERLDEAVRYAGAEELIKELPRGWRTLLTRGYKGGHQLSGGQWQRLGLARAHYRAGEILIVDEPTSALDAKAEQRLFEQIRSLADAGQTVILITHRLGSVRAADLIHVLDRGRVVESGTFTELLADGGEGPKVFRDLYGIQAAQYAMDIPGQRG; this is encoded by the coding sequence ATGCCCTTCCGGAAACCCCGTACCGCGAAGACCACTCCCCCGGACCCCGATGCCGCCGTCTCCGACTCCGAACAGCTCATGTTCGGCGGCCCCCTCCGCTACGACATGGGCTGGAACAAGCACGACGACGCCTTCCTCCAGCTCGGCCTGCGCTCCATGGTCACCAGGCTCCCCGCCCTCGTCGGCACCACCGCGCGCCTCGCCTGGGAGGCCGACAGGAACGCCCTGCGGCTGGTGACCCTCGCCGAGCTGGGGCAGGGCATCGGCCAGGCCGTCGGGCTGATCGCCGTCAACCGCGTCCTCGGCCATCTCCTCGGCGACGGCACGACCGCCGAGCGGCTCGCCGAGGCCGCCCCCGCGCTCGCCGTCGCCGGTGCGGCGGCCATGCTGGGCGCGGTGCTGCGCGCGCTGTCCACGGCGGGTACGGGACGGCTGGAGCCGAAGGTCGAGCGCGTCGCCACCGAGCGGTATCTGACGCACACCGCGCGGGTCGAGCTGGAGGCGGTGGAGGACGACGAGTTCCACAAGCTCCTCGACAGCGCGCAGTACGGCGCCGCATCCGCCCGCCGCATGATGCGCTACTGCCAGAACGTCGTGGCCGCCCTGCTGTCGCTGGTCGCCGCCGCCGGGGTGCTCGCCGTACTGCACCCGGTGCTGCTGCCGCTGCTCGTCGCGATGACGCTGCCCAGCGCGTGGGCGGCCCTGACGAACGCGCGCCGCCAGTACCTCTCCTTCCAGACCTGGGTGCAGCACTCACGGGCCGGGCACCTCATCCAGAACCTGCTGATCTCCACCGACGCGGCGGCCGAGATCCGGGCCCATGACATCGGGCCGTTCCTGCTGCACCACTTCCGCGCCATGTCGGAGTCCCAGGAGGGCGAGCAGCGCAGACTCGCCCGCCTCGCCGCCCGTACGGGACTGATCGCGGCCGGCTGGACGGGGCTCGCCGCGGCCGCCGCGTACGCGACGCTGGGCGGGCTGCTGTGGACGGGGGCGATGGCTCTGTCCGTGGGCGGTACGGCGGTGCTCGCGCTGCGCAGCGGCTCCGCGAGCCTCGAAAACCTGGTCCTCCAGGTGAACTCCATGCACGAGGAGAGCCTGTTCGTCGGGGACCTGCACCGGCTGTGCGAGGAGGCGGCCGGGCGCGCCATCCCGGTCGGCGGGGCGCCGCTGCCCGCGAAGCCCGCCGCGATCACGTTCGAGGACGTCGTCTTCACCTACCGGGGCGAGGACGGCAAGCGCGCCCTCGACGGAGTCAGCCTGACCATCCCGACCGGCAGGATCGTCGCGCTGGTCGGGGAGAACGGCAGCGGCAAGTCCACCCTCGTCAAGCTCCTGTGCGGCCTCTACCGGCCGGACTCGGGACGTGTCCTGTGGGACGGCGTGGACGCGGCCCACGCCGACCGCCGCGCTCTGGTCTCGCGCGTCGCGATGGTCGGGCAGGACTTCTACCGCTGGCCGTTCACCGCCACCGTGAACGTGAGCATCGGCCGCTCGGACGTGCCGGTGGGCCAGGAGCGGCTGGACGAGGCCGTACGGTACGCGGGCGCCGAGGAGCTGATCAAGGAGCTGCCGCGCGGCTGGCGGACGCTGCTGACCCGGGGGTACAAGGGCGGGCACCAGCTCTCCGGCGGCCAGTGGCAGCGCCTGGGCCTCGCCCGCGCGCACTACCGGGCGGGCGAGATCCTCATCGTCGACGAGCCGACGTCCGCGCTCGACGCCAAGGCCGAGCAGCGGCTCTTCGAGCAGATCCGCAGCCTCGCCGACGCGGGTCAGACCGTCATCCTCATCACCCACCGGCTCGGCTCCGTACGGGCGGCG